The DNA region CTTGTAATCGGAGTGATTGTGTTTAACAAGCACGCAGGATTAAAGTTGTCTTTTTGACAGTAAAGACTGTTTTAGAAACTTctgcagaggaaacagaagTTTGCGTTTTTTGaacttaaattaaaactttCGAGTCCTTTGCGGTCTCTTCCTGGTTTCTGCAAAGTTAGATAATAATGCATCTGAGTCATGTCTACTTTAACTCTGCATGAatcaaaaatgataaatagaaACCACATCGGATGGTTTGTTTTATAATATATGATGATACGATATATGATGGTGTTGAATGTATTTTATCAGTTGCACAAAATGTCCTCCTCAGGGTCTTTGTGTTGTTGCATTAAGGGGCCAGTTGtcgcttttttggggggggggttcacttgcaagtctttttttttttgttattaatgcaACTGCAGGCTCCTGCAGCACCTTTGTGCCCCAGATGTGATCTAAAGTGTTAAACACTGCAGTTTTAGCAGTAGTATTAAGTTTGGCGGGTGCTGGCTGCAGAGCGTGGTCATTTTACGCGCTCATGAATAATGTTGGCGCGTATGATGATGAGGTCTCATATCTGAGAAACTgttgatttatgtgttttttcgGGGTTGGTTTTGAGTTGAAGTCTGTGCTGTGCAAATAAGCTGCAGCTGGttgttacagtttacatctgaCTTCCTGGTTTTGTTGTGAACAAACTctgagtttgcttttaaattgtTCCTTTTTTGCGCAGACAGAGAAACCACAGCCATGCCTAGACGAAGGTAAAGCGCTCTTTTTGTTGCCTTATGGATCATTATTGATTAGCTGTTGGTCTGTTGTCAGATCTGCGGCTCTGTGTTGAGTTTAGTTTGCTGTCTTTTGCAGCGGTCGCCTGCAGAAAAGATGTGAAAATTCTCCAGGGCAAAAAGGCAAAGTAACTAAGGTAAGAGCCCTAAAAAAGcatcatttaatcatttaaagctgagcaaactggtttagtttctttcagaaacatggaaaaaggcaatgagcaagaaatgacacagaaattggcaagaaattaataaaaagtacaagaaaatgacctgaaaattagtatgcaaagaaaaaaagaaaagaaaattaagaaaaaagaaaaacaaacagggaaattaCTTAAAAGGTGCTTaagattaataataattctgtaacataatttcagtatgtaattataataatgataaatatagtttctggacattttgcctctttttctAGAGTTTTCttaatctttacatttttttaaaaaaatctgcaaattaaataaaaaatgtaaatctgtgGGACTTTTGGTGCCAGGCTGctcattgctcttttttttcatgttttaaaaataaatcaatttactCCATGTTCAAGGGTTTCAGTACCTGTGAAAGACCTCTAAGCAAAGCACAGCTTTAATTAGTGATTTATTTACTACATGCAGCTTATAAAAATTTGTCTTTTCAGCAAAACAACCGAAAAAAGATTCAGCCCCTGTCAAAGCTGCAGTGCGAGAAGGTatgtcttttacttttattttattattataattttttcttttgcagtcaGTTGAGGGGTACgcagtaaatatataaataaacatgtttttaaacatgtagAATAAGGAGCAAAGAGTACCATCAGAAATTCAACcaactaaacaaaaaatgaaaactgtgtgTCCGTTTCTTGTAGCCATAATCAGCACAACAAATACTTTGTGTTCATAGTTCTTTGTTTATAATCAcgttattttctcatttcagaaCCAGCTGGTACTCGAAGCTGCCGCTAAGCCCCGTGTGCCCATCGGGACCCCTGAGAAGGGGGTCGGCTGTGGTGCCGAGGTCACATCCTCAGACTCCCTGGTTCAGTCACCTCTGCCTCATCTCGGGTGATTATCGTTTATTATTCAGCCGTGCTTTCACTCGCTAAAAACATATTCAACAattctcagtttgttttttttgctgccagTTTACAGCTGGAGTGTTAGTGTAAATGTCAGCATCTAACTGCagtaccgtgtgtgtgtgtgtgtgtgtgtgtgtgtgtgtgtgtgtgtgtgtgtgtgtgtgtgtgtgtgtgtgtgtgtgtgcatgtctgcaaCATTAGAAAGAGTtaataatccaaaatcaaaCCCATCCTGCAAAATGCATCCAAACccaaacagaccaaaaaaaaacaaaaacaaaccattgccttcagttattttttttttacattttcctccttattctcacttttcattttgccttttgtcttttttttatgttgtttttattttccaaataattttatttccaattattttatcttttttaaaaaaaatattttcccttttcattTACAATATCCCAAAAACACGAGGTGACAtcatcaaatgtcttgttttgtctgagagtccaacaccaaaatatttaattcactgTAATATAAGCCCAAGAAAAATACGAAAATTCTCACATTGAAGAATATCAGTGAACTATGAAATCTTggattttttactttaaaatagtTGCTGATAAATTGCCATATTTTgaactgacagctgtgttttgtcTGCGTGTCTCAGATGGGGATCTCCTGAAGATGTGTGGGTGAAGATGGTCGGCAGGGAGAAGAATTACAGACACAGCAAGAGCTTCATGCAGAAACACCCGAAAATACAACCCAAAATGAGATCAATCCTCCTCGACTGGTTGATAGAGGTTTGTCTTTAACTGCGTCTCAGATTTCTGTTGCTCGTGGATCATCTGTGCTTCTCCGTTTAACGTTTATGTCTTTCACATTTCTGGATGTAGTTGATGAATTTACAATTTGTTTAGCCATTTCCTGTTTGACttatattcattgttttttgtgtatttggtAAAAATCATGTGAATTATCTTAACTAAATCAATTGAAACATCAGGCCactaaaattgctgttttctcAGTTATTGTATTTTCAcaagatcaaataaaaattgagaaaaaacaacaaacaaaacaaatgttaaaaaaaagtaatttaatcacttttattttattttattttattaataatgtcagtgggttatattttatttattttcccttttatgttatgcattctgtgcactaaatttttatccttattttatcttacgGTTACTGGTATTATCAAGTGGATTTTATCAATTTTAAGATGCATTCTGTGTATTctattcagattttatttcgtttttacatgcaggttttattatgtctttcatgtgttttgatgtgaagcacttggtgcatttagtttctttcttgtaaagcacactgggctgcatttcttgtataaaaggtgctatacaaatacattttattattattatattattacttaAATTTGGATCTCAAGTCAAAAAAAGGTTCCTAAAcgtttcttttgtgtgtgtgtgtgtgtgtgtgtttcaccaGGTGAGCGAGGCGTACACTCTTCACCGGCAGACGTTCTACCTGGCTCAGGACTACTTCGACCGCTTCATGTTTACCCAAAATAACATAGAAAAGAGCATGCTGCAGCTCATTGGCATAACCTGCCTGTTCATAGCTGCAAAGATGGAGGTAAAGAACAACGCtgaagaaatattttatatatcgGAGTGTTTCGGCTGATAAGTCCTGGAGTATTTTATATGCTTGACGCATTTCTTAAGgttttggtgctgttttctTTCCCTGCAGGAAGCCTGTCCTCCAAAGCTCTCTCAGATGGCATATGTGACTGCAGGAACCTACTACGAAGACGAGATCCTTCAAATGGAGTTAATCATTTTGAAGGTAAAACTATTAGTGCGATGAACACATTTTGACTCATTTGTGTTCATTAAACTTCGATAAGAAGGCtttaattttttacataattGTACTTTACATGTGTTTTACAGGCTTTGCACTGGAACCTTTGTCCAGAAACAGCCGTGTCTTGGCTGAAGCTTTATTTCCAGATGGTGTCGATGCACACGGACTCCGACCTGCTGGATCCGCAGTTTCCACAAGAGGCTTACGTGCAAATGACGCGGGTAGGTGTCTAGCAGGTTTCACGTTATTTAGGCTTAAAATACTGACACAAACTTACGTTAGAAAACTGCTATCACAGCGTTCTCTCATCTTAATATATTAACACTTATTAAGTAGACAAATGTGTCTCATTATTTATGTTAATGGTTATATCTCCTGTCTTAAGCAgctaatgaaagaaaataacgCTTATTTAAACACTTGATGTCTGTAAGTTTAATGACTaatgtcaaatgtttttcttctgcgTGTTTGACTTTTCTAGCTTTTAGACTTGTGTATCCTCGACATAAACTCTCTGGACTTTGAGTATCGAGTGTTGGCCGCCTCGGTCCTGAGCCATTTCATTCAACACGAAACCGCTGCTAAAGTTTCAGGTGAGATTACGATTATTATAGAAATGTAGATTGAAGTGGAAATGGACTTTTGCGCCAGATAATGGATTGAAAATTCGACCGGAAAGAGCTGAGGGGCTTGTGTTTATTATGGTAATTATTggtgtcaataaaaaaatattcttgaaCTATAAATACTTTGCCAATGTCACATTACAGCAGTGAaggtatttgtgtgtgtgtgtgtgtgtgtgtgtgtgtgtgtgtgtgtgtgtgtgtgtgtgtgtgtgtgtgtgagagtgaaagTGAATATGAAGCTgtgatagaaaataaaaagttactGTGTGACCAACAGCGAGATTTACTCGTATTTAAGCGTGTTTTTTGTCCACGTTTAGGTCTGTCGGAAGACGCCATCCAGCCGTGTGTTAACTGGATGGCGCCCTTTGTGGAGTCGGTCGGCTGCTCTGGCAGAGCGACACTCAAAGATTTTTCCAGCATaaagaaagaagacagacaCAATGTCCAGACCCACACAGACTACATGGCCATGCTGGttcgtatttttttttttgttctatttttttgtacctttgGAGCTCAGTCCAGAAGTGTAGCTGCATCCCTCAAAAACAAAACGTGATCGACTTTTAATcagctggagagaaaaaaaatcagttttacatTATCAAAGTGATCTTGTTTGAAATATATTTACTATGTCATTATCTAAATGAATGTCCTGGTGACGTATTTTTGGCTGTAGGTCAGGCGTGAGTTTACGTTGGGCCTGATCATTTGTAccattttataactttttattgACTAAAGAATTAAGAAAATACTCGggagataaataaattaaagtaactTTTAGTAATTTGGTCTCAATCAACTCAccagtgtgaaaacattttgttttaaatgattatAACTTAACTTATTATAACTGCACTAATTGACCCTTTCAACCTCCTTTCACAGGCTATTAGACTCTTAGATGcagatttaaatatatttgttaaaattttattcacttatttaaGGTAAATTTcttttagtgtttctttttttctttttttaacttattttctgcaaatttttgggccatgtcttttgcttaggcttcaaagggttaaggtgtAAGGCTGAAACTTTTGTCCCTTCCTAAATAAAAACTACATCTGAATCATGCTGCTGTGCAGTTTtaggcttaattttttttttttttttttaacatacgactgtttgttgtttgatttttattatgctatagcatttaaaatcaaagttaaaaaaaaattaaaattaccataatattaaataaaatttccattttttatttattttttttttttaatttttaggagTACGCCAGTCTAAAGGAAGCAAGCAGCCAGATCCCGACTCCACCCAACAGCACggagaaaatgtgcacacactgaACTACAAGAGGAAGCGTGTGAGCGAAGAGGACGCAGCGTTAATGTGCCACTAAGATGAGTTTACTGGTGACGGCTCCAAACCAgtggggagaaaaagagactgTGAACTGAACAGAGTCTCTGTGGGAGTTTATTTTTCCTCGTTTCTCCTGCAGATGTGAACTTTTTCACTGAATGCATTATCCAGGGTGATGTgcctgttcttgtttttttttaaagactcttAAATCTGGGCCAAAGTTTTTTGATTTTAGCCAGCTTTAGCAACTGGGTGCTTTAATCCAGAAaagagaaatgttgtaaaaagaaGTGTCAGGTGTCATTTCTAGGAAATGATGCTCTGTTACTGAAAGTGATGTGCAATTGTTTACGTTTGTAGCATATTAAATATGTTCACAGTCAGATGAAATATGTGAAACACCGCTTCAGGGTCagttgaaatcatttttttaaatagatgaaAATCAGCTGAGTTTACAGCAGCTGCTTCACACGTCAGCTTCTGTAAATTCAATGTAAACAGTAACTTGGAAACGCTGATGAACAGGACGAGCGTGCACTTTTTTAAGCATCAGAAAGCACTGACTGACTAACGGGCACGCTCTTCAGCTCATGAGCTTTCTCACTTATCTTTATCATACTGTTGTAACAAGCCATTGTTTTTAACTCAGGGCTGTTGATCGTCAATGAttcacttttttacttttttaaatgcatttcaaatgattacaaatgtacaaatgagCAACTGTATTTATTAAGAGGTTTATTTTCtaccacaaaataaaatatacattccCACCTCTCAGAGCGTCTGACAGTGGTTCACACGTCTTCTAGAAATACAGTTTGGCCATCGCCTGCAGGaatctcttcttcctcttctgtgcAGCCAGCTGCAGCACCTCCTCCGGGTTACTGGTGTTCAGCTCCGTCTGTCCGATCGCTTTTATCTGAGGACAAGCAgagttacattaaaataatgcaGCCTTTCAGTCAGTGCAGGTTTACCAGgcaaaacagttatttttttagatatatatgATGTAGCACTGAAAatcatattgcaatattttcagGCTATATctcaatacacaatatatattttttaatctcatcAAAAGCACTTAATTAATGCTAGAATTTAgagacaataaaacattaaaaaaaatttaaaacaaattacctCTTTGATGTGATAATATTGTAGGAGTGACTAttggtacttaaaaaaaatcaattttcaatcaataatcattagtaaCATAGAtagtattaaaacaagtagaactGCCTGATATTTTGAGAAAAGTACATTACTgtaatacagtttttaaaatcataaaaacatttattccatatcacaatataaaaatatcaaatatctaGGACTATATATAATCTCATATTAATACCATATAATATCTTTACTTTGGCCAGCCCTCAGATGAAGCATGTAACTCCTCTCTTAACAGCATTTAAGACTCAGTTTGAAGAAAATTCAAACTGTATGTTGAAATATGGTTAATACTTAATACTTTTCCCCACTAACCACATTTAGCCCAGTTTAATGCGCTCTGTGCTACTATCATGTCACCATCCGGCGAACCCTAAAATCAACTTATAAACTTTTCAGATAAACTGACGGGTTCAAGTTTTTGACAAGCGCTGAGAACATTACATAAACTATTTTAAAACCTCTGGAGCTGAGAAATTAAGCCAAAGCAGAAAGGGTTAAACGTTTTTTAAATGGCCACTTGGGGCTGGCTCCAAACTATCGTCAATCCCCGTAGACACCCAAAACGCctactttacaataaaaataaacatgtttacagcctggtacaaaaacagtttgtttatagctaatttcaacactCAGGACAACTGTACGGGGATGAAATTATTTACAACTCACCCGTTCACATTTTCTTAAGGCTCaaaattatgcatatttaagggcgggCTGTCAGCGAGGCGTCGCTAAAGtctgagtcagatccactcctcgcgcctccacagctccaccctgtcGTCCAAATACGGTCAGCTCCTCCGCGTAAGATCACGACAGCCGAAATGCTGAACTCAAGTCCCAAAAGGAAGTCCACAAACAAACGGGGGACGTCACGGAGGCTACGTCCATAattttacagtctatgattgTTAAAATCTAGTTATAATTCTgctgctgaaattatgtttatatacaaaactgacatcttttttttaaaccacattaagcCTGGTTTGAACCCAGATGTGTTTTAAGCTCACCAAATAATGCTCACTGATCCACTGTCACTCTCTAGTGAACGCTAAAACCAAATTGTGAATTTTTCGGATAAACTGAGGGCTTAAATGTGAGCTGAGAACATTACACAAACGACAAACACAGTGGCCAATCTCAATCTTTTGCCGGTTGGTTATCAGATTGAAGCTactgaaatattaaacatgaTACATTTTAACTCCTAAAAGCGGTTCATAGCTTTACGTACATCTTAAAAAACAGGGTGATAAATCAACCTGATCACTGCTTACCGCTATTTGTCTCTTCTCCGTCTCGCCCCGTTTGTGGTGAATATCTATAAACGCACaattaaggaaaagaaaatgatgtttaagttgaaagtgatgttttggattttgtgATGTGGGGTTGTACGAAGTActtccatagtcagtgtattacatgcaGTAGATGGGCAGTGGGAATACTCCCAAcgtactgctgtggacgagcaccaaaaataattttaaccactaaaaaccacaaaacactGGTGTTactatatgtttttaaatctaaaattaaagaCTTAGAGGCAGATCTATAGGATGTTGATGTATTTTAGCCCCTGGGCTCTTTTTTACCAAtagattattttattctaatgcaaattttagtgtttgtgaactgtatttttgtcttcctttgtgtctctctgcaactttgtatttcactgctgactgtcttggccaggtccCTCTTGAAAAAGAAATTCTTAATGTCAATGGGACCAACCTGATTAAATAAAGGCCCAATAAATAAGTGTatgttaatttagaaaaaaaaacaaaaaacataactgctttatttttgcAGTCAGACAGTGATGTACGACGGGAAACTCAAGCATTTATCTgcactctcttcaaagccagactacATTAACACAACAGAAATTTTACGTCACTGACcgcagaagctgctggtctacgaCTGTTATTGATCAGTAagtttgtttggtgttttaaaaagctagtTCAGATTGACTGAAGTGACCATATAACACAAAAACTATCTGACCGAGGCAgtggtaaaccagcagctcccgaattatgtaaaataaaaatactgtttttgccAAAGGAGTGttgtggctttgaagagagcacagTTCATTATCAGAAATAACTGTCAAAGCCTAAAACCTTAAAAAGGATCTAAATATAACGTACACTTAactgagaattgtttttaatttggtcaattttttaggtggctaacgTTTAGCTTCTTGCCGGTATACCGTCTGCCATCTAATGCATATAACACAATGACCATAGATAAGTACCTCATTTCAAAAGATTTGAGAGGTCCCTTTTAACAGcaagtttcttttaaataaaatcattttatgttGTTACAGGAAGGTTTGTATTTGCCCTCATGAATCAGTACGATTATTTAAGGATACGTGTGAGGTATTCCAGGATGGTGACGTCCCAGATGTAGTCGTAGAACGAGTCCATGGCATCGTGactggtgacaaaaaaaaaagatgtacgACTTGttcataataacaacaacaataatagaTTTATTCATAGATaggtactcaaagacactttacgAAAGTCAAAAAAGATCATAGAACACGctaacatacacacaaatattaaCGTTCATTTGACataaatgacacattaaaagtgattttGAACAGGTGGTTGTAATAAGTGTTTTCATGGTGCTGTCAGTCATTACTGTTTACGTGTGACGTgacgtaacgtaacgtaacgtaGCGTACCTGTTCTGTTCTTGAAGAGCTTTAAATGCCGTCATGTAGTCCACCTCTCTGAGGAACTGACAGAGAACAGCAACCTGATGAGGATGAGAAAAGTTAACGTTAAATTAGTTTAACGCTGAAAAATTAGGCAATAAAACAGTGGAAAATTTGCTgatcctgttttttaaaaaaagactttagtGTGTACTATAGCAAGCAGCACTGGACACCTGAATACAACAGAGCCATCATTAGTGACACCTGAGCTTTTCTTGCTACGACCCgccaaaatgtttgctgtgaaaaaggccaattaacttaaaaaaggaaaagaacaaCTGGAGTGGCCCCTGACCTGTGTGTGgcagttcatcattgagcagCACTTTATCATTCGCTTCAGGACCTGAAAACAACAGTGTGTTCATTagaaaaagataatattttaatataaataaaataatttcttgttgCCAACAGCCGCAGAGGAGCCGTTTATTGTGAAAGCAGGTGTCATGTTCCTGTGTGATCTACCTGGTCGGTGTAGACGTCGGGGGGAACAGCTTTGGTGAAGAAGTCGGAGCACACGGCTCCGGACTGGAGGTAAAGgttcagagcagcagagtaTTGATTGGTCActacagaaaaataagagaCAAGCTTCAGTAAGACTGAGACATCTGGGTAACCTGTTTTATACTGCACgtattacagcaaaaaaaaacaaaaaaaaaaaaaacagaaaacaagttaaGTACAATACAGAACATTCAAAACACGGTATCATCTTAAAACTGCTAAGACAGGACATCTCACAGGAGTGTTTTTTAGGaactaaattaaataatcatGGAATAAAAATGCTTCCTATATAATTATTGATggtccaaaagaaagaaaaaaatggaaatgtacaTAATTATGTTGTCAAAGGATTAAGACAAGTAGACCTCTGtagcctcctcctcttctgtattaaaaaaatacccccTTATCTTAACAAAGGTAGAATATTTACccttaatcataaatatacgTTTTTCAAGGGCAACAAGAGTGTGACAGATGTGCAAGCCACACTTATAAGCTCGGTCTGTTAGGAGATTTCCAGGATTGGCTATGGTGCAAACTCtacaaaattaacttaaattcAGAGATTCATGCCTTTTGATATTCCTGATGTCGTGAGCCCTGCACATCTGGTTCTTcagtttaatataaaaaaaagaatttttacaACTGCTATCCTTAAATTACATAgtgagcatttaaacaaaactggAACTTAAAATAAACTCAAGCATGAAATGCCTTTTCGTTTCTTACCGAAATAGATATCTGCCTGCGTGATGAGCCACGACTGGTTGTTAGGATTCAGTGTGAGAGCGTAGGACACCAGCTCTTTGACCGTCACGGCCACAGCTTCCACGTCCACTGCCTGTATGCTGAtcgacacacacaaacagcgtCTTTGAGTACGTAGAAAAGCACTACATAAGTCCTATCGATcgtaattatcattattattattaacatttagtGTCCTGGTTTGTGACATCTTCAAGAAATACTATGTAgaattgtcagttactgtttctAAAAAGCATTCAAACTCTGTTGTACCATTACAGAAACTAGTGTTGacaaaaagattgatttaacgATACTTAATATATTAAGtggtttgaatttttaatttctacAGTATTAATACATCAATACCAGGTGCACTTTCTTTGCCCATAAACGTAAACAGAAAATGAggggtaaataaaaaaatacaggcacAGAACAGTCTCGGTAGAAAAATTCAACTCCACACCGAGAGTGGTTCATAAATTATGAttgagagagattttttttgtttgttttttgaaggaAAACTCTGCATTGTAAAACTTTtcattcagaaaaagaaaatcttactTTGGAAGAGTAGATGGCCAGATGGAGAGGTGCTCTGCTGTTACTTCATTTACAATATCATCCTAAAGAAAGAGTAAACAGGTGGTTACCCATGAGAAAACGATCATGGTTTTTTGTACATTCACTGCAacattaaagcattttttccagtttagcCAGAtgtttatttccccttttttcccaGAGAGACAATCCCGCTACCTCTTAGCCTAGATGAGACTCTAAAGTGTGCTATCAGTGTGGAAAATTCAACAATCTTAACAGCTAAAATTAGAGCCGTACCCGCACTATGCTGTGGAGCCTCACGAACAGAGAGATGAGGGTTGTCAGCACCAGCGGCTCCTGTTAGAAATAAGATGAAACTCGTTATCTCTGCATCAAAAGCACTCATATCATATCTTAAGTGTAATTAAGTTTGACTTCTTGAATTACTTACTCTAAGTTTCTTGATGAAAGTGATGAATTTGCTCCTAAATGGGTTAGACAATGAAAACATACCAGAATAAGGACAACTTCTTATAATACACAATAATATAATTGTGTTGTGATGCTCTTGCTCTTCATTATTGTcaatgtttttctgcagtgtaCCGATACAGGATGCCCATGGAGGACTCCCTCTGTTTAATGAGGCCCACTC from Plectropomus leopardus isolate mb chromosome 18, YSFRI_Pleo_2.0, whole genome shotgun sequence includes:
- the LOC121957685 gene encoding G1/S-specific cyclin-E2-like, which codes for MPRRSGRLQKRCENSPGQKGKVTKQNNRKKIQPLSKLQCEKNQLVLEAAAKPRVPIGTPEKGVGCGAEVTSSDSLVQSPLPHLGWGSPEDVWVKMVGREKNYRHSKSFMQKHPKIQPKMRSILLDWLIEVSEAYTLHRQTFYLAQDYFDRFMFTQNNIEKSMLQLIGITCLFIAAKMEEACPPKLSQMAYVTAGTYYEDEILQMELIILKALHWNLCPETAVSWLKLYFQMVSMHTDSDLLDPQFPQEAYVQMTRLLDLCILDINSLDFEYRVLAASVLSHFIQHETAAKVSGLSEDAIQPCVNWMAPFVESVGCSGRATLKDFSSIKKEDRHNVQTHTDYMAMLEYASLKEASSQIPTPPNSTEKMCTH